The Coffea arabica cultivar ET-39 chromosome 2c, Coffea Arabica ET-39 HiFi, whole genome shotgun sequence genome includes the window GGGTCCGGGCAATGATGCCTCTCAGGCCACGAGGAAATTGGGTTCATGGTCACAACACACTGGTGCTAGCATTTGAATATGCTTTGTCTTTgtctagtttgaaaatgctcctAAGGGGAGTGTATGTCGctttttgattaaatcacgatTCTTGGACGTATTAGTATTTTCCATACTGGATCTTTATGGCTGCTTCACTTGGCAAAAGTCCTGTCGCATATTGTGTGCTTTGTTGTTTTGGACGTACGGCAGGTTCATATTTTGAATTTGCATCTATACAGGAATATGCGCTCACACACATATAAACTCCTATACGTTAGAAAATTAGGTTAATTTCTTGGAGGTGGTTTCTTATTTTGTATGAAAataactagttttctaattgtTTTACTTACTTGAGATAGTAACTTAGGAAATTGTATGAGTTTAAGAATTAGAGATTCTTTCCTGTTCAGTATTAAATTAGGCGTTAGCACTTATTTTCAATTATTATTTGAATGCTGGCTAAGTAATTAGATCTATAAATAATTGGGGTTTAGCATACTACAAAAGGGATATGCAGCCTTATACATCGAGTGAGAAAAGGATCCTTACGAGATGAGAAATTATACAAGGATTTGATTTGGGTTCAAATTATATTCTTGTATATAATTTGTTTTCTTATGATAAAGAACTGATTTTTTTCTCTGTGATTGTAGGCTTAATAATGGAATCTAATCGCATTAAAATCTGCGTGTCATTTATTTTCATGCTTGTTTAATAATAGAACCAAACCGTGTTATATTTTATGTGTCATTTATTTTCGTGCTTGTAACTTAtttatcattaaattgttaTGTAGTACTTCATATCGTGGTTTATTCTATGGTAGGATTTCCAACACTACATAATTTATTCTGCCATGGGATCCCAACACCATATCGACGCGGGCTTATATCTATATTGGCTCTATTTTGAAAGATCCCATTTGATATATGAGCTGATTCAACCATAAATCATAAAAGACAGGAAGATACTTGGAGTTTAAAACTTTAAATGTctcaaatttaatatttttatttcggTCTGTCTGAGCACTCGTTAAGATGTATGTCAAatgtttagatttttttttaaaaaaataagattaattagaaaaaaatataaatgcaATGGAATTAATTTAGAAAACGTGTATAAATGTAAGATAAAGTAGTAATTGTTAGTATCGATATACATGGTAGGTTGAATGGAATGTAAGTGTGTTAATAAGTAATCATAAAGCACCTGTTAGAAAAATCCGTTCCTTTTAATGCAAGTACGAGCGTatgaattcaaaatctttcGCTTACACTTCCTCTTCGAATCTCTCAACCCATCATTTCCTCCTCCCCATCAAACCtactaaccttttttttttttttcttccggaatgatatgtaattttatagATTAACAAAAGCTTTACAGTTTCGAACAAAGGTTCGATGGAACTATACAATTAGTGTAATTCGACGCtgagcaatccaaaatttctCATCTTGAATGATGCCTAAAGTATATGAGCTAATCCTATTCCTAATTACATGAAATCTACTAGCTAAGAAGATACCCAGTATTCAAGGGTATCTACACCCCAATTTTTTAGTCACTTGTACGCTATTGATTAAAAACTTACACAAATAGAGTTTCAAAGCTCATATTAATTACATCACCGCACTTGTTAATGTGATGCAATTATTGGAAAATCTAGTATAATACATCCCTACCACGCGAGCGTTAttcattaaaatcaagttttgatCACACTGTGTTTCGTAAGCTATGGAGTTTATGTCACACTCTTCTGTTCTTTTCTCTGTCATTGAATTTGGATAAAAAAAGGTTGTTCTGTCTTGAAAATTCTCTACTAGTTGCTTTGTGTGCTTAATTGGTCACGCATGCATGAAATCCAAATCCCAAGCAATTGACTTCAGGCCATATCCAGTTAACCTTTCTAACTCACTGCTTAATTGAACTTAAATGACAATCAAGTTAAAGTGAAGTTCTTTGGACATTAAGACAAATAAGCATGCATTAGATCAGACAGAAGGCGTTCGTATTATTGACTCCAAAGTCACAATCAAAAGATGCTTCTTGATCAGCATACCTatcgttttaccattccctCGATTATTTTCACTGGATCTATAGTCGAATCATCCAATGAATGTCAAGTGGTTGAGATTCTAACTCCCTCATCCTCTGAGTCTTATTGCCCttcaatgaatttttcaaaattaaagtaaaaaacaaaattcaaattggataatattaattttctagTAGTTTTTGGTATTTGAactgggaatttttttttttttaaggatcgTATGTCTAAATGATACTTCATCTATCTTGTGAATCCACAAAGTAACATTTTAAAGTCTCTCTCTTAgaatgtgtttgataaaattgaagtttgaaaactgaaatctgaatccattaagttattgaattgttaaatactaaatttgatacagcatatcatattaagtgataacacttattttttggagcaagttttgcctaaaaaattcagtgtcatttaattaattcaatttttagttatcaaatgCATCCGACTATGTTAAAATCTTgatatattaaatttaagtgttaaatTTAGGTTATCAAATAAGGCTTTAGTGTATGTTAGCCAGCTCTGCATTACCATTAATACTAGAATAATCATAGCAGCTTTTTAATTTATGACTAATAAGTAATAACACCTCATTctcattgcattttttttttccaaaagaacAGGAAGCAGCACCGCCGAAAGTATAATGAAGCATGGAGGCAATCCCACTTCAGAACGGGAAAGATGTGAGAAAAGTTGGGAGTGCAACTTAATGGTCATGAGCCAAATTTTTGGAATAATGACGTCATTGCAATTTCCCAATTTATCAGctcagtatttttttttctgaattttctaGCAAGTGCATGTTAGACACTggttaaaatatttaaaattcacCTAACttattatttaaatatatatattacaatTATCATCATCTcttacatttatatactttctcTATTTAATTTACATACCCtcccttgtatttatttactttcccTAACTtactatgtatatatatatatatatatatattaaaattatTACCTTTCCttacatttatttactttttttaattaatattatattttaaaaaatatgatatttgaAATATATCTTAATGACAGGCACTCGTTAGAcaggcattttttttttttttgcttcagcAAGTAGCATATCACCCAATGACCAATCATTAACAtcacatacatatacatatattttttgttttctcaagggaataaaaagaaaaaaagggagaaagcaGTTAGCTGCTGGAATTATTAATTTCTCCTCCTCGTAATGCTTTGTCTTGTTCTGTAGCAACTAGCAACCAATTAGTCCCTTCAAGGCCTTTATAAACCAGTTCAAAGCATAGACTTGAAGAGAGCAGCAGAAGccaaagtgaaaaaaaagaaagaaaaagaaaatgaaatcccttctcttctcctttctcctcctcctctctgTCCTTGTATCTCTGAAGAATCTTTCATCTTGGGTCCTTCTGGGCATGCTTCTGATTGGCCTGGCCTCATACTTCCTCAACGTTCTGTGGCTAAAGCCTAAAAGGCTCTTGTGGAAACTTCAGAGGCAAGGAATTAGAGGGCCTTGTCCTTCTTTCCTATATGGAAACGTTCAGGAGATGCAGAAGATTCAGGCTAAAGCCATGAAAGCAGCAAATTTTGGCGAATTTGTGGCCCATGACTACACCTCCACTCTCTTCCCATACTTTGAACAATGGAGAAAAGAATACGGTAACTTCTTATcctcctcctttgattattttacTAGTAAAAATTCCAGATGCCATTCAAGGTTGCATCACCTTTGACATAAATAAGATATAAACACATTATAGATATTCATTCGTAGTTATCTTTCATTTTACTCATTTGGGTTCATAATTAGAGGGACAGAGACACTTTTATCTTTGAAAAATGCGATAAGGTGCTATCGAGTCCAGTGTTTACGTACATGTTGTCAGCAAAGTTATCTTTAGCGATGAACTAAAGAATCCGGCTTCGTCGGTTGGAGAACTACTTGTGTTTGTTTATTAAAAACATACTTAAGTCTGCTTTGAATTCTTTATCTGATCATCAAAAGTTGATGAGGGCTCTTGAAacataaagtaataattttgtCAGGATGCTTTAGAAGTTATTTTGGAGTCATTAACCTTATTACTCCAAAAGCATTTTTATGTCTTAGCCAAGATAAGCTCCGGATTGTCTGGATATTTGTCCTTTTGACAACTACTTCCATCTATCTAAGACAAATAAAAGCAACGAATGCAGAGCTAGGcctaaaaaaattagaaaagaagaaagagacgTCCTTGATATCCTGGAATAGATCAGCAAAGCAATCTCATTTAGTCCACCCGTGATCGGTAATAGACTGAAAGTGATTAGATTCGATCAATAATTTGGACACATCACTTCCAAGAAAAGAGGGGGTACATGAGTGCTgagcaaaaaaatttttttttttttttttttttttttgaaaaaaggaGTACATATGGTAATTTGGTTGAAGGACTGATGAGTCTGTTTCTATAGCATTtttgttgtctttttttttcccatacTTGTGTCCTTTAATTTTTGGGGGTCAGGACCTGTGTCTACTTTCTCGATCTCTTGTACTAGCTAAAATGCTGTTTCACTAAAGAACAAGGCATATATAACACCAATCCTTCCTCTTGAAAGATTAGCAATTACTCGGACTTTGGGAGCCTGATCATCTGTTTCTGAATTATTAAATCTCGAATGGCACTGCCATTAGAAGATGGCAAGAGTAACCCATGGTTTAATCCATCAATACTTAACCAAGTACCAGCATTTTAACTTCAGTGCACAACTACACATAAGAATACCCTTTTGTGGTTGGTTAATTGTGACTAGTTATGCTGGACGTAAAAAAATCTAGAGCAACATTTAATTTTGGGTTGCAGCTCAAACTAATAAGTTGCCCTTTTAGAGCTGCACTTTGAATTGCAACCCAGCATTTGATATTCTTTTAAGTCAAGATTGAGCACTGAAACATCCTGGGAAAAAGGACCCGTAATAACAGCAGGTTGCTACATTGAGGCTGTCCGGGCCAGGGGAGAGGGAACCTTCCCTCTACTTTAGAAATGGACTAGATTTGCATCATAAAACCTGATATCAAGTGAGTTTGATTTGGGAAATGGAAGAGATGCTCATCCAAGGATGCAGATATTCATCCATGTTATACCGTAGGAAAGGTACAGATTTTCATGTCTGCCACATCTTTTTTAAGAGTTTCaaaagcaaagaaaacaaagataGCGACTCTTGCTGAATTGAGATAACAGATGAGGAAACTTTTCCTTATTTGGTCGATGGTCGATGGATGTTTGCCGTTCAAAGCAATAATTGCCCGGGTTATGGGACATGCTTTGACAAACGTGTTAAGTCCTCGTACACTCTTCTGTCAAAGTTGTACGCCCTTTTACTTCAGCACATTTGGGTTATAATGTTTTTATCGGGGAACACTCTGACGGCAATCATGTGCAATTTGTACAATGGTGAAACACACAATCTTTGATTCTCGAATTAGCCTCGCGTCCTTCTAATCAATCATACGCAGCTGCAATTATTTCTACCAGCGGATGTACTGCATGCATGATTGGCCATTGGCCAGACCAATCAATTGTTCACCACGGCCAATCCTTAGCGTTACTTTTGTTTCTACCTCCTATCGTTTTctgatctttctttttttagtcCTATGGATCCTTGCATCACTTGGAATTGTTATTGGATACAGGCCCCATATACACATACTCAACAGGAAACAAACGGCATCTGTACGTAAACCATCCGGAGCTAGTCAAGGAGATGAACCTCAGTACTAGTTTGGATCTTGGGAAGCCTTCGTATGTTACCAAAAGGCTTGCACCTATGCTTGGCACTGGAATTTTGAGGTCTAATGGCCATGCATGGGCGCAGCAGAGGAAAATTGTTGCCCCTGAGTTCTTCAGCGACAAGGTCAAGGTAAATAAGTTTGCAATAAACGGAACTGCATATGAGTTGAATTGTACATAAttgacttgaaagttgaaaCTAGAGAGTTAATTGCTGTGCGAGTGAGGCTGCTAGATTAAAATTCATTTCAGGGCATGGTAGGTCTGATGTTGCAATCAGCAGAGCCATTGATGGCCAAATGGGAAGCCAGCATTGAAGCCCAAGGCGGAACAACTGCAGAGATCAGAGTGGAGGGGGACCTGAGGGGTGTCTCGGCTGATGTGATATCAAGGGCCTGCTTTGGGAGCTCCTATTTCGAAGGCAAGATGATATTCTCAAAGCTCAGAACCCTCCAGAAAGTCATTGCAAATCAAAGTGTACTTTTTGGTATCCCTACACTGGGGTATGGTGTTTCTTGGCCTATACTTGGATCACATTTTGACACAAAAACAAAGTAAAACGGTACATGTAGAAAGTAACACCTAACATCATCCATTGGGCAGATTTTTTCCAAGCAAACAGCAAAAGGAGATTCGAAGTTTGGAAAAGGAGATAGAGTCGCTGATATGGGAAACCATAGCACAACGCGGAGAAGAATGCTCACAGGAATTTCCATCGGAGAAGGATCTATTGCAACTGATACTAGAAGGGGCTATCAATGATGTGGGCAAGAATTCGTCTAAGAAATTCATTGTCGACAACTGCAAAAATATTTACTTCGCCGGGCACGAGTCCACTGCTGTTGCTATATCATGGTGCTTGATGCTTCTAGCTCTGCACCCAGAATGGCAAGATCGTATCCGCGATGAAATAGCTCAAGTTTGTCCAGATGGCTCAATTGATGCTGATTCTCTCCCCAAGATGAAAATGGTATCCATTTTATGTCAGCGTAGAACTTTATTCACGTCAGTTTTGTCTAGCGTTTTCAAGACGTTAAAGCACCAGACATGAATCTTAATTTGTAATCATTACGAGATTCATAGTTAACAAGGAATAACCTCATTTTTGGCTGCATGCATTTCCTGGCTTTGCTATTGCAGGTGAAAATGGTGATTCATGAAGTGATGCGGTTATATCCACCAGCAGCATTTGTGTCGCGGGAGGCACTTGAAGACGCTCAAATTGGGCACCTACTGGTGCCTAAAGGCGTCTGCATATGGACATTGATACCAACCTTGCATCGTGACCCTGAAATTTGGGGATCAGATGCAAATGAGTTCAAGCCTGAGCGATTTGCAAATGGAATTTCTGGTGCCTGCAAATTGCCTCAAGTTTATGTCCCCTTTGGCGTAGGCCCAAGATTGTGCTTAGGCCGAAATTTTGCTTTGGTTCAAATGAAAGTGGTGATTTCCCTCATAATCTCCAAGTTCACCTTCTCTTTATCTCCCAAGTACCGACATTCTCCAGCTTACCGCATGATCGTAGAACCCGGTCAAGGTGTCCAAATTCTAATTCAAAGATACGAAAGGGCCTCCAGCATGTAACTTCAGCTGGATCAAGTCTTGGAAGTAGCTAAGCTTGTTTATGTTACCTTAAAACTATCCTCCTTTATTTGGGGCACTGTGCTTCTTCCTCCATctcatccccc containing:
- the LOC113725243 gene encoding cytochrome P450 714A1 produces the protein MKSLLFSFLLLLSVLVSLKNLSSWVLLGMLLIGLASYFLNVLWLKPKRLLWKLQRQGIRGPCPSFLYGNVQEMQKIQAKAMKAANFGEFVAHDYTSTLFPYFEQWRKEYGPIYTYSTGNKRHLYVNHPELVKEMNLSTSLDLGKPSYVTKRLAPMLGTGILRSNGHAWAQQRKIVAPEFFSDKVKGMVGLMLQSAEPLMAKWEASIEAQGGTTAEIRVEGDLRGVSADVISRACFGSSYFEGKMIFSKLRTLQKVIANQSVLFGIPTLGFFPSKQQKEIRSLEKEIESLIWETIAQRGEECSQEFPSEKDLLQLILEGAINDVGKNSSKKFIVDNCKNIYFAGHESTAVAISWCLMLLALHPEWQDRIRDEIAQVCPDGSIDADSLPKMKMVKMVIHEVMRLYPPAAFVSREALEDAQIGHLLVPKGVCIWTLIPTLHRDPEIWGSDANEFKPERFANGISGACKLPQVYVPFGVGPRLCLGRNFALVQMKVVISLIISKFTFSLSPKYRHSPAYRMIVEPGQGVQILIQRYERASSM